In Zingiber officinale cultivar Zhangliang chromosome 1A, Zo_v1.1, whole genome shotgun sequence, a genomic segment contains:
- the LOC122024763 gene encoding myosin-binding protein 7-like, whose amino-acid sequence MDHQTLNDVALPTLPSARPSCSRPSSTAVRRSVKRRLCEEETGAAPSASSFGADGGSARVEIEDEMAALREAVAKQQETIQELCAELDAERNAAASAASETMSMIIRLQCEKSETQMEARQFKRFAEEKMEHDQREMLILEDLLSKRDELINSMTLLIQTYRKHLSSLGIDVEAIDADASFVHPGGETEATQFDGLLTIDYPSLKCTIQNDVAGKEGYLDETTDHQRYEFVETTNAKEDLQNLHQRLCELEALPAAASLMDKDVIKEWPRQSIYFRQSSADSHTTGSMGSGKNSQEIMNGEEFPSLIDTHSDDGGDFDNLSDRVYTIDSVHGVPKVGATGDCVNVPIEEEKRPEVNGVVVGSPDIEKLYTRLQALEADRESMRQAIVSMRTEKAQLRLLREIAQQLSKEAAPQRSLLEKKPLTANTSILSFLKLIGTFVLWKKKASRIRHTFGTSSNSAGLMLILDKSPGISNRKCIAGTQV is encoded by the exons atgGATCACCAAACCCTAAACGATGTGGCTCTTCCCACTCTCCCTTCCGCTCGCCCCTCCTGCTCTCGCCCCTCCTCCACGGCCGTCCGCCGCTCCGTCAAGCGCCGCCTCTGCGAAGAGGAAACCGGCGCTGCTCCTTCCGCTTCTTCCTTCGGTGCTGATGGGGGGTCCGCCCGAGTGGAGATCGAGGACGAGATGGCCGCGCTGCGGGAGGCGGTGGCGAAGCAACAAGAGACGATCCAGGAGCTCTGTGCGGAGCTGGATGCGGAGCGCAACGCTGCGGCATCCGCCGCGAGCGAGACCATGTCGATGATTATCCGCCTCCAGTGCGAGAAGTCCGAGACCCAGATGGAAGCACGCCAGTTCAAGCGCTTCGCTGAGGAGAAGATGGAACACGACCAGCGCGAGATGCTTATCCTCGAGGACCTTCTCTCCAAGCGCGACGAGCTCATCAACTCCATGACGCTCCTGATCCAGACTTACCGAAAGCACCTTAGTAGCCTCGGCATCGACGTTGAGGCCATCGACGCCGATGCCTCTTTTGTCCATCCAGGCGGCGAGACAGAGGCTACTCAATTCGACGGTTTGCTGACCATTGATTACCCTTCTCTGAAGTGTACCATACAGAATGATGTGGCAGGCAAAGAGGGCTATTTAGATGAGACTACTGATCATCAAAGGTACGAGTTTGTGGAGACAACAAATGCCAAAGAGGACCTTCAGAATCTACATCAGCGGCTTTGCGAACTTGAAGCCTTGCCGGCTGCTGCCAGTCTTATGGACAAGGACGTCATCAAGGAATGGCCACGACAATCTATTTATTTCAGGCAATCATCTGCTGATAGCCATACCACGGGTTCCATGGGTTCCGGGAAGAATTCACAGGAGATCATGAATGGGGAAGAATTTCCTTCCTTAATTGACACACACTCGGATGATGGTGGCGACTTTGACAACTTGAGCGATAGGGTCTACACAATTGATTCTGTGCATGGGGTTCCAAAGGTTGGTGCTACTGGTGATTGTGTGAATGTGCCCATTGAGGAGGAAAAGAGACCAGAGGTTAATGGAGTAGTAGTTGGGAGTCCAGATATTGAGAAACTTTACACAAGGCTGCAGGCTCTTGAGGCGGACAGGGAGTCAATGAGGCAGGCCATTGTTTCCATGCGAACTGAGAAAGCACAGCTACGGTTATTGAGAGAGATAGCGCAGCAACTTTCAAAAGAGGCAGCTCCTCAGAGGAGTCTGCTCGAGAAAAAGCCTTTAACTGCTAATACCTCCATACTATCATTTCTTAAG TTGATAGGGACATTTGTCCTCTGGAAAAAGAAAGCTTCAAGAATCAG GCACACGTTTGGGACATCAAGTAACAGCGCCGGCTTGATGCTTATTTTGGACAAAAGTCCTGGAATAAGCAATCGGAAGTGTATCGCAGGAACACAAGTGTGA